Proteins found in one Pararge aegeria chromosome 12, ilParAegt1.1, whole genome shotgun sequence genomic segment:
- the LOC120628469 gene encoding venom serine carboxypeptidase: MWVYRVCVLSIFQLLYVQCFFNQYPKLNLDVIDGGDPGEPLFLTPYIEGGNATEGRRLARVPFTESLRIKSYAGYFTVDKKYDSNQFFWYFPAMISNKKDAPVIVWLQGGPGASSLYGLFTENGPIRVRKNKIERRKYNWALSHHIIYIDNPVGTGFSFTKDPKGYCVNQTQVGEQLYSTLIQFFQLFPELQENKFFITGESYAGKYVPALAYTIYKKNPTAKIKINLKALAIGNGLSDPEHQLVYSKYLYQIGLIDWNQAQTFADAESKAIQLIKQQKWDEAFEAFDTLLNGDLINGKSVFYNMTGFEFYFNYLHTKDYQQFEDFGPMIQTSSVRKAIHVGNLTFNVGKEVENHLKQDVMKSVAPWVAELLDHYYVLIYNGQLDIIVAYPLTLNYLRNLNFTGSSQYLTSKRYQWYVDGELAGYVKQGGKLVEIMVRNAGHMVPGDQPKWALDMITRLTHEKTFTHKKRHHF; encoded by the coding sequence ATGTGGGTCTATCGTGTTTGCGTCTTATCAATATTTCAATTACTGTATGTACAGTGTTTCTTTAACCAATATCCGAAATTAAATCTCGACGTAATAGATGGTGGCGATCCCGGAGAGCCACTCTTCCTTACACCGTACATCGAGGGAGGTAACGCGACAGAAGGCCGGCGACTGGCTCGGGTACCGTTCACGGAGAGCTTGCGTATCAAGAGTTACGCTGGATATTTCACCGTCGACAAAAAATATGATTCTAACCAGTTTTTCTGGTACTTCCCTGCCATGATATCCAACAAGAAAGACGCGCCAGTTATTGTGTGGCTACAGGGTGGGCCGGGTGCTTCATCTCTCTATGGGCTTTTCACCGAAAATGGTCCGATCAGAGTGCGTAAGAATAAGATTGAAAGGAGAAAGTACAACTGGGCTTTGAGTCATCACATTATATACATAGACAACCCTGTTGGTACGGGCTTCAGCTTCACAAAGGACCCAAAAGGTTATTGTGTCAATCAGACGCAAGTTGGAGAACAACTATACTCCACCCTCATCCAGTTCTTCCAGTTGTTCCCTGAACTGcaagaaaataaattctttatcaCTGGAGAATCTTATGCTGGCAAGTATGTCCCAGCGTTAGCATACACAATTTACAAGAAAAATCCAACtgccaaaataaaaatcaacttGAAAGCTTTGGCCATTGGAAATGGGCTCAGTGATCCTGAGCATCAGTTAGTCTACAGCAAATACTTATACCAAATAGGGTTGATTGATTGGAATCAAGCACAGACATTTGCTGATGCTGAAAGTAAAGCAATTCAGTTGATCAAACAGCAGAAATGGGATGAAGCATTTGAAGCCTTTGACACATTACTCAACGGTGACTTGATTAATGGAAAAAGTGTTTTCTACAATATGACCGgctttgaattttatttcaacTATTTGCATACTAAAGACTACCAGCAGTTTGAAGACTTTGGTCCCATGATACAGACTAGCTCTGTTAGAAAGGCAATTCATGTTGGAAACTTAACTTTTAATGTTGGCAAAGAGGTGGAGAACCATTTGAAACAAGATGTTATGAAGTCAGTTGCACCATGGGTAGCAGAACTTTTGGATCATTATTATGTTCTGATCTACAATGGACAGTTGGACATAATTGTTGCATATCCTCTAACACTTAATTATTTGAGAAATCTTAACTTTACTGGGTCAAGTCAGTATCTGACATCCAAGAGGTATCAGTGGTATGTAGATGGTGAGCTAGCAGGGTACGTAAAACAGGGTGGGAAGTTGGTTGAGATCATGGTGAGGAATGCTGGTCACATGGTTCCTGGAGACCAACCCAAGTGGGCCCTAGATATGATTACAAGATTGACTCATGAAAAGACCTTTACACACAAAAAGAGGCACCATTTTTGA
- the LOC120628230 gene encoding ATP-dependent RNA helicase WM6, with protein sequence MADNDDLLDYEDEEQADQQTADGATEAAPKKEVKGSYVSIHSSGFRDFLLKPEILRAIVDCGFEHPSEVQHECIPQAVLGMDILCQAKSGMGKTAVFVLATLQQLEPSENHVYVLVMCHTRELAFQISKEYERFSKYMAGVRVSVFFGGMPIQKDEEVLKTACPHIVVGTPGRILALVNSKKLNLKHLKHFILDECDKMLESLDMRRDVQEIFRNTPHGKQVMMFSATLSKEIRPVCKKFMQDPMEVYVDDEAKLTLHGLQQHYVKLKENEKNKKLFELLDVLEFNQVVIFVKSVQRCIALAQLLTDQNFPAIGIHRNMTQDERLTRYQQFKDFQKRILVATNLFGRGMDIERVNIVFNYDMPEDSDTYLHRVARAGRFGTKGLAITMVSDENDAKILNEVQDRFDVNITELPEEIELSTYIEGR encoded by the coding sequence atggcCGACAACGACGATCTTCTCGACTACGAAGATGAAGAGCAAGCAGATCAACAGACCGCCGATGGAGCAACAGAAGCGGCGCCAAAAAAAGAGGTTAAAGGATCATACGTATCTATTCACAGCTCCGGCTTCAGGGATTTTCTTCTAAAACCTGAAATTTTGCGCGCTATAGTCGACTGCGGCTTCGAACATCCGTCGGAAGTGCAGCACGAATGTATTCCGCAGGCCGTACTCGGAATGGACATCTTGTGTCAAGCGAAGTCCGGTATGGGCAAGACTGCAGTGTTTGTGCTGGCGACTCTGCAGCAACTGGAGCCGTCCGAGAACCATGTCTACGTACTGGTAATGTGCCACACTAGAGAGCTAGCGTTCCAGATCAGCAAGGAGTACGAGCGGTTCTCTAAATACATGGCCGGCGTACGGGTGTCCGTATTCTTCGGCGGGATGCCGATACAGAAAGACGAGGAAGTGCTGAAGACTGCGTGCCCACACATCGTTGTCGGCACTCCGGGCCGCATCTTAGCTTTGGTCAATAGCAAGAAGTTGAATCTAAAGCACTTGAAACATTTCATTCTAGACGAGTGTGACAAGATGCTCGAGTCACTGGACATGCGGCGGGATGTCCAAGAGATATTCCGCAACACTCCACACGGAAAACAAGTGATGATGTTCTCTGCCACCCTGAGCAAGGAAATCCGGCCTGTGTGCAAGAAGTTTATGCAGGACCCCATGGAAGtgtatgttgatgatgaagccAAGTTAACACTTCACGGATTACAACAACATTATGTCAAGCTCAAAGAGAATGAGAAGAATAAAAAGCTGTTTGAGCTTCTAGATGTATTAGAATTTAACCAAGTAGTGATATTTGTTAAGTCTGTGCAAAGGTGCATAGCTCTGGCACAACTACTCACTGATCAGAATTTCCCAGCCATCGGCATTCACAGAAACATGACGCAGGACGAGAGACTAACTCGCTATCAGCAGTTCAAGGATTTCCAGAAGAGGATATTAGTTGCTACAAACTTATTTGGAAGAGGAATGGATATTGAACGAGTCAATATTGTCTTCAATTATGACATGCCTGAAGATTCAGACACATATTTGCATAGGGTGGCACGTGCAGGCAGATTTGGTACCAAAGGCTTAGCAATAACAATGGTGTCTGATGAAAATGATGCCAAAATCCTGAATGAGGTGCAAGACCGCTTCGATGTCAACATAACTGAGCTACCTGAAGAAATTGAATTATCTACTTATATTGAAGGCCGATAG